From Verrucomicrobiota bacterium, the proteins below share one genomic window:
- a CDS encoding glycoside hydrolase family 32 protein, producing the protein MKTLFAITGLAIATLTTFNLRAADDLLLADFEGKDYGQWKTTGEAFGSGPAPGKLPGQMQVEGFLGKGLVNSFRGGDRSTGTLTSPEFKIERKFITFLIGGGGHVGKTCMNLLVDGNVVRTATGPNTSPGGSEELAPASWDVGELAGKTAQIQIVDNATGGWGHINVDQIVLSDKPAAMAVKTMTRERELTIEKRYLHFPVKNGTKKGKKQRVAVLVGGEVVREFEMDLADEPEWFAHLDMTAWRGKKATVRVDKLAEDAKALSLITQADTIWGVDQLYREPLRGQLHFSPRRGWNNDPNGMVFADGEYHLYFQHNPYGWPWGNMHWGHAVSRDLVHWEELPIALYPHQFGDWAFSGGAVVDKNNTSGWKKSDNELIVATYTSTGRGECIVYSNDRGRTFQEFEGNPIIKHKGRDPRPLWYAPGKHWVVAVYDFEKEKSIALYTSPDLKTWTFQSRIADFFECADLFELPVDGDVAKKKWVLTAASSDYMIGTFDGKNFTPETPKLKGHLGKGFYAAQTFSHDPKGRIVQVGWLQTATVGMPFNQAMSFPLILNLRTTPEGPRLTWTPAPELESLRAKSHRCDATTLQPDSANPLAGVTGELVELRAEFEPGDASEVTFTVRGATIVYDAKKQELVVNDLRAPAPLRDGKQRLTIFCDRTALEIFASDGLTYVPLPFQPAADNLALGVQVKGGNAKINALEAFNLRSIWK; encoded by the coding sequence ATGAAAACACTTTTTGCCATTACAGGTCTGGCCATCGCCACACTGACCACATTCAATCTGCGCGCCGCAGACGACCTGCTGCTTGCCGACTTTGAAGGCAAAGACTACGGCCAGTGGAAAACCACCGGCGAAGCCTTCGGCTCCGGACCAGCGCCCGGCAAGTTGCCGGGCCAGATGCAAGTGGAGGGATTCCTGGGCAAAGGTTTGGTCAATTCCTTTCGGGGCGGCGACCGCAGCACGGGCACGCTCACCTCGCCGGAGTTCAAGATTGAGCGGAAGTTCATCACCTTCCTTATCGGCGGCGGCGGCCATGTCGGCAAGACGTGCATGAATCTGCTCGTGGATGGCAACGTTGTCCGCACCGCGACCGGCCCCAATACGAGCCCGGGCGGGAGCGAAGAGTTGGCGCCAGCCTCTTGGGACGTGGGCGAGTTGGCCGGCAAGACGGCACAAATCCAGATCGTGGACAACGCCACCGGCGGCTGGGGCCACATTAACGTGGACCAGATTGTATTGAGCGACAAGCCGGCCGCAATGGCGGTAAAGACCATGACGCGCGAGCGGGAGTTGACGATCGAGAAACGTTACCTGCACTTCCCGGTGAAGAACGGGACAAAGAAGGGGAAGAAACAGCGGGTCGCCGTGTTGGTCGGTGGCGAAGTTGTGCGCGAGTTCGAGATGGATTTGGCGGATGAGCCGGAGTGGTTTGCGCATCTGGACATGACTGCGTGGCGCGGGAAGAAAGCGACGGTGCGCGTGGACAAGCTCGCGGAGGATGCGAAGGCGTTGAGCCTCATCACGCAGGCGGACACGATCTGGGGTGTGGATCAGCTTTACCGAGAACCGTTGCGGGGACAGTTGCATTTCTCGCCCCGGCGCGGCTGGAACAACGACCCAAATGGCATGGTGTTTGCCGACGGCGAGTATCACCTCTATTTCCAGCATAACCCGTATGGTTGGCCGTGGGGCAACATGCATTGGGGCCATGCCGTCAGCCGCGACCTGGTACATTGGGAGGAACTGCCCATCGCACTTTACCCGCACCAGTTCGGCGATTGGGCCTTCAGCGGCGGCGCCGTGGTGGACAAAAACAACACCAGCGGCTGGAAAAAAAGCGACAACGAGTTGATTGTTGCCACCTACACCAGCACCGGGCGCGGCGAATGCATCGTGTACTCCAACGACCGGGGCCGCACCTTCCAGGAGTTTGAAGGCAACCCGATCATCAAACACAAAGGCCGCGACCCCCGCCCGCTTTGGTACGCGCCGGGCAAACACTGGGTGGTGGCCGTCTATGACTTTGAAAAAGAAAAGAGCATCGCCCTTTACACTTCACCAGATTTGAAGACCTGGACGTTTCAAAGCCGGATTGCCGATTTCTTCGAGTGCGCGGACCTGTTTGAACTACCCGTGGATGGCGACGTAGCGAAAAAGAAATGGGTACTCACCGCCGCCAGCAGCGATTACATGATCGGCACTTTCGACGGCAAGAACTTCACCCCGGAAACGCCGAAGCTGAAAGGGCATCTCGGCAAAGGCTTCTACGCCGCCCAAACCTTCAGCCACGATCCGAAGGGACGTATTGTCCAAGTCGGCTGGCTCCAGACCGCCACCGTCGGCATGCCGTTCAACCAGGCGATGTCATTTCCGCTCATACTCAACCTCCGGACCACCCCGGAAGGTCCCCGCCTAACCTGGACACCGGCGCCGGAACTTGAATCACTACGCGCCAAGTCGCACCGTTGCGATGCGACGACGCTCCAACCCGACAGCGCCAATCCCCTGGCTGGCGTGACCGGCGAACTTGTGGAACTGCGCGCCGAATTCGAGCCGGGCGACGCCAGCGAAGTGACCTTCACCGTACGTGGGGCCACCATCGTTTATGACGCCAAAAAGCAGGAACTGGTTGTGAACGATCTTCGTGCCCCGGCTCCGTTGCGTGACGGCAAACAGCGTCTGACCATCTTCTGCGACCGCACGGCGTTGGAAATCTTTGCCAGCGATGGCCTGACGTACGTGCCACTGCCATTCCAGCCCGCAGCCGATAATCTGGCGCTGGGCGTGCAGGTCAAAGGCGGCAACGCAAAAATCAACGCCTTGGAAGCATTCAATCTCCGCAGTATCTGGAAATAA
- a CDS encoding adenylate/guanylate cyclase domain-containing protein, with amino-acid sequence MMPKNFRTKLLLAMMLLVISVTVTALLVMEEQVRASYERLFQETSAVQFKSFLSQRETRLDPVREQILNVVRSPRLFALMEESDLEPGDLYRVGLDQLRELLPASQRGEKLSQTAFFVFLNSRGEMILPSSTNTVNASIQGLRPARHFMETIGKFALTNRTQHIGYLAPEVAAGGITLREMVFTPIIHQVSQQALGVLALGFPLPDSSRDGVPSGIWLDGQLYSSSIPGSLRIRLGDEMANQLRKIGPRPQTLGYTVNDAGATFQVYAQMLNMDTAFPPTYQICLFSLAGVKESNSNLRRKMLLFGSAAMMGALALSYLLSLGLSGPIQEVVKGTTEIERGNYTVQLPVRSRDEIGQLAVSFNRMAEGLALKEKYRSVLNMVTDKGVAEELMNGKLALGGELRDISVLFCDIRGFTALTEHMPPTEVIQLLNEHMTVLTRVVYECDGVVDKFVGDLVMAVFGVPKSTGNDASNAARCAQRMIEERHHLNSVSRHSIAIGIGIASGQAVAGCMGSADRLNYTVLGERVNLASRLCSSAKRMEIIVDLTTRERLGNAFKVSALPALTLKGFNQPVPAFQLLPAATTDPHA; translated from the coding sequence ATGATGCCGAAGAACTTCCGAACCAAATTATTGCTGGCTATGATGCTGCTGGTGATCAGTGTCACGGTCACGGCCTTGCTGGTCATGGAAGAACAGGTGCGCGCCTCATACGAGCGACTATTCCAAGAGACCTCGGCCGTCCAGTTCAAATCCTTTCTTAGTCAGCGGGAAACCCGCCTTGACCCCGTGCGTGAGCAAATACTGAATGTGGTGCGAAGCCCGCGTTTATTTGCCCTAATGGAGGAAAGCGACTTGGAGCCTGGGGACCTGTACCGAGTGGGGCTGGACCAATTGCGCGAGTTGCTGCCCGCCTCCCAGCGGGGCGAGAAGTTATCACAGACCGCATTTTTTGTATTTTTGAACAGTCGCGGAGAAATGATCCTGCCCAGTTCCACGAACACGGTCAACGCCAGCATTCAAGGCCTGCGTCCCGCCCGGCATTTCATGGAAACCATTGGCAAATTCGCCCTGACGAACCGTACTCAGCACATTGGCTACCTTGCGCCAGAAGTCGCCGCCGGAGGAATTACACTGCGGGAAATGGTATTCACTCCCATCATTCACCAAGTAAGCCAGCAGGCGTTGGGAGTTTTGGCGCTTGGCTTCCCGCTGCCGGATTCATCCCGGGATGGCGTGCCGAGTGGAATATGGCTGGATGGCCAACTGTACTCCTCCTCCATCCCCGGTTCGTTGCGGATACGGTTGGGAGATGAAATGGCCAACCAACTGCGCAAGATCGGTCCCCGACCGCAGACGCTTGGCTATACCGTAAATGACGCCGGGGCGACCTTCCAAGTCTATGCCCAGATGCTGAACATGGATACCGCCTTCCCCCCGACTTACCAGATCTGTTTATTTTCTCTGGCCGGCGTCAAGGAGTCAAATAGCAACCTGCGCAGAAAAATGCTGCTGTTCGGGTCAGCCGCGATGATGGGGGCGCTGGCACTGAGCTACTTGTTGTCGCTGGGTCTGTCGGGTCCCATCCAAGAGGTGGTGAAGGGAACCACCGAGATTGAACGTGGAAATTACACGGTACAATTGCCAGTTCGGAGCCGGGATGAAATCGGGCAATTGGCGGTCTCCTTCAACCGCATGGCTGAAGGACTGGCGCTCAAGGAGAAATATCGCAGCGTACTGAACATGGTTACCGACAAGGGGGTGGCGGAAGAATTGATGAACGGCAAACTCGCGCTGGGTGGCGAGTTGCGGGATATCTCCGTGCTGTTTTGCGACATTCGCGGGTTTACGGCGCTCACCGAGCACATGCCGCCCACCGAGGTCATTCAGCTTTTGAACGAACACATGACCGTCCTGACCCGGGTGGTTTACGAATGCGATGGCGTGGTGGATAAATTTGTCGGCGACCTGGTCATGGCGGTGTTCGGGGTTCCCAAAAGCACGGGAAACGATGCCAGCAATGCGGCCCGCTGCGCTCAACGGATGATTGAGGAGCGCCACCATCTGAACAGCGTCTCCCGCCATTCCATTGCCATCGGCATCGGCATTGCCTCCGGGCAGGCGGTAGCAGGATGCATGGGCTCAGCCGATCGCCTGAATTACACCGTTTTGGGAGAGAGGGTAAACCTGGCCTCCCGCTTGTGCAGTTCGGCCAAGCGCATGGAAATAATCGTGGACCTGACCACGCGGGAAAGATTGGGAAACGCGTTCAAGGTGAGCGCATTGCCTGCCTTGACATTGAAAGGATTCAATCAACCGGTGCCAGCTTTTCAATTGCTGCCTGCCGCAACCACCGACCCCCACGCATGA
- a CDS encoding GntR family transcriptional regulator, which translates to MAQNPKHREISRQLRANIAAGRYGVDNRLPSEPQLVKKFGVSRPTIARALLDLQAEGLVERRAGSGTYVRQATAVAVTSTRLLGLLIPGLGTTEIFELICGELASLARVHEYSLLWGGSAHPRQDTDTSLEHAEEICRQFIERKVSGVFFAPFELVPEQDQANRRLAELLRQSGIPVVLLDRDLQSFPKRSDFDLVSIDNLAGGFLLADHLLKLGCERIRFVARPFSAPTVDARIAGAREALVRRRRELAPDWVRLGDPADLKFVRSLAAGRQADAFICANDHTAAVLMRSLESIGVRVPRDMRVVGFDDVKYAMLLSVPLTTIHQPCRDIAVIAFRTMLHRIAEPTLPAQSLVLTPTLVVRESCGAYLPRSANQRT; encoded by the coding sequence ATGGCCCAAAATCCCAAACATCGGGAAATTTCCCGTCAGTTGCGCGCCAATATCGCCGCCGGGCGCTATGGTGTGGATAACCGACTGCCCAGCGAGCCGCAACTGGTCAAGAAATTTGGCGTATCGCGTCCTACCATCGCCCGGGCGCTGTTGGACCTGCAGGCGGAGGGGTTGGTTGAACGCCGTGCCGGGTCTGGCACGTATGTGCGCCAAGCCACGGCAGTCGCCGTGACTTCCACGCGGTTACTGGGGCTGCTCATTCCCGGATTGGGAACCACGGAGATCTTCGAGCTGATCTGCGGGGAACTGGCCAGCTTGGCGCGTGTCCATGAATACAGTCTGCTATGGGGCGGTTCCGCGCATCCACGGCAGGATACCGATACCAGCCTCGAACACGCGGAGGAAATCTGCCGCCAATTCATTGAACGCAAAGTGAGCGGAGTATTCTTCGCGCCGTTTGAACTGGTACCCGAACAGGATCAGGCGAACCGGCGTCTAGCCGAACTGCTGCGCCAGTCCGGCATCCCTGTTGTGTTGCTTGATCGGGATTTGCAGTCGTTCCCAAAGCGCAGCGATTTTGATCTGGTAAGCATTGACAATCTGGCGGGCGGCTTTCTGCTGGCCGATCATCTGCTGAAGCTCGGTTGCGAGCGCATCCGTTTCGTGGCCCGACCGTTTTCCGCACCGACGGTGGATGCGCGCATTGCCGGGGCACGGGAGGCTCTCGTGCGCCGACGCCGCGAACTCGCGCCGGACTGGGTGCGCTTGGGTGATCCGGCCGACCTGAAGTTTGTGCGCAGCCTTGCCGCCGGTCGGCAAGCTGACGCGTTCATTTGTGCCAACGACCACACTGCCGCCGTGCTCATGCGCTCGCTAGAATCCATTGGTGTGCGGGTGCCGCGCGATATGCGGGTAGTGGGCTTTGATGATGTGAAATACGCCATGCTGCTCTCCGTGCCACTCACGACGATTCACCAGCCATGCCGTGACATCGCAGTGATCGCCTTTCGCACTATGCTTCACCGCATTGCCGAACCCACCCTGCCGGCGCAAAGTCTGGTGCTCACCCCCACATTGGTCGTCCGCGAATCGTGCGGTGCCTACCTGCCCAGATCGGCAAATCAACGAACCTGA
- a CDS encoding carboxypeptidase regulatory-like domain-containing protein — protein sequence MMTMFVRIMVGWCMTGWVAGFLCAQTVIEGTVALPKPAPPTPKPPRYQGLVGEIAPPDPAVAVVYLEGRFPAATNVLPAMELWQKGLQFRPGVLPIQVGTKVKFPNGDDLYHNVFSYSKAKRFDLGRYRKDEEAAVQVFDKPGVIKLYCEIHEHMRGTILVLDTPYFVRTDTNGIYRLENLPAGQYTLKVWVDDKTTREKPVTLGFNQTLRVDFSAR from the coding sequence ATGATGACAATGTTTGTACGGATAATGGTGGGCTGGTGCATGACCGGCTGGGTGGCTGGATTTCTTTGTGCCCAAACGGTGATCGAAGGCACCGTAGCCCTTCCGAAACCCGCGCCGCCAACCCCCAAGCCACCGCGCTATCAGGGGCTGGTTGGCGAAATCGCCCCACCGGATCCGGCGGTGGCCGTGGTGTACTTGGAAGGCAGATTTCCCGCCGCCACCAACGTGCTGCCCGCGATGGAATTATGGCAGAAGGGGCTGCAATTCCGACCGGGCGTGCTCCCCATTCAGGTTGGCACCAAAGTCAAGTTCCCCAATGGCGATGATCTGTATCACAATGTATTTTCTTATTCCAAAGCCAAGCGTTTCGATCTGGGGCGCTACCGCAAGGATGAGGAAGCGGCGGTACAGGTATTTGACAAGCCGGGAGTGATAAAACTATATTGCGAAATTCACGAACACATGCGCGGCACCATCCTGGTGCTCGATACCCCTTACTTTGTCCGGACGGATACGAACGGCATCTACCGCCTGGAAAATCTGCCCGCCGGGCAATACACGCTGAAGGTTTGGGTGGATGATAAGACCACGCGGGAAAAACCCGTAACGCTGGGCTTCAATCAAACTTTACGCGTGGATTTTTCCGCCCGCTAA